The Desulfuromonadaceae bacterium genome contains the following window.
GGTATTGCCGATTCTGGCCAACTACATCGTTGCCGCCGAGGAAGCGGGGGTCAAGCAGGAACAGCTGGCAGGAACGATCCAGAACGATATCCTCAAGGAATTCATGGTGCGCAACACCTACATCTACCCCCCCGCGCCGTCGATGCGTATCATTGCCGACATCATCGAATACACCAGCCAGAAGATGCCGAAGTTCAATTCGATCTCGATCTCCGGTTATCATATTCAGGAAGCCGGAGCCAACAACGCGCTGGAGCTCGCCTTTACCCTGGCCGACGGTATTGAATATGTGCGTACCGCAATCGCCAAGGGGCTTGATGTCGACGCCTTTGCGCCGCGTCTGTCATTCTTCTTTGGCGTCGGTATGAACTTCTTCATGGAAGCCGCCAAGCTGCGTGCCGCGCGCTTTCTGTGGGCCAGACTGATGGCGCAGTTCAATCCCCAAAATCCGAAATCGTCGATGCTGCGCACCCACTGCCAGACCTCGGGGTGGTCGTTGACCGAACAGGATCCGTACAATAACGTCATCCGCACCACCCTTGAAGCGTTGGCGGCGGTCCTCGGTGGCACCCAGTCGTTGCACACCAATGCACTGGACGAGGCGATTGCCCTGCCGACCGATCATTCGGCACGGATTGCACGCAATACCCAGCTGGTGATTCAGGAAGAAACCGGAATCTGCAACGTGGTTGATCCGCTCGGCGGTTCCTACTATGTAGAATCACTGACCGCCGCGCTGATCGACGAGGCAACCGCAATTCTTGCCGAAATCGAGGGGCTCGGCGGCATGACCAAGGCGATCGAATCGGGAATGCCGAAGTTGCGCATTGAGGAGTCAGCAGCCAGGAAGCAGGCAGCGATTGACAGCGGTCGCGACGTCATTGTCGGCGTCAACAAATACAAGTTGGCCAAGGAAGATCCGATTGAGGTGCTGGACATCGACAACAGCGCCGTCCGTGAATCGCAAATCGCCCGCATCAACAAGATCCGCGCCGGGCGCGACGCAGCGGCGTGTCAGGCGGCACTTGCGGCAATCACCGCCGCATGCGATACTGACGACAATCTGCTCAATCTGTGCGTCGAGGCGGCCCGCTGCCGGGCCACCGTCGGTGAAATTTCCGATGCGATGGAAGTGAAATTCGGTCGTCACAAGGCCGAGATCAAACTGGTTTCAGGAGTCTATGGATCGGTGGTGAACAACGACGAAGATTTCAGTGCGCTGCAAGCGCGTATCGATCAATTTGCCGCCAAAGAGGGGCGTCGCCCGCGTATTCTGGTGGCCAAGATGGGGCAGGACGGTCACGATCGCGGGGCCAAGGTGGTGGCGACCGCCTACGCCGACGCCGGGTTCGATGTTGATGTCGGCCCGCTCTTCCAGACCCCTGAAGAAGCCGCCAAAATGGCGGTGGAGAACGATGTCCACGTCGTCGGGGTATCGAGTCTGGCCGCCGGGCACAAGACGCTGGTGCCGCAACTGATCGCCGCACTGCAGAAGCTCGGTGCCGATGACATCGCGGTGGTCTGCGGCGGGGTTATCCCGCGCCAGGATTACGATCAACTGTACGCCGCCGGTGCCGCGCGCATCTTCGGTCCCGGTACGCCGATCATCGTTTCCGCCGGTGAAACGCTCGATGCCATCGAGGAGAAGCGTTGACGATGACAGCCCAAGGCTGAAAACGGCGGGTCTTCGGGCCCGCCGTTTTTGCTTTGTCCGGCGCCAGATGCCGGTTGCGCGACACCGGCCCAATTGCTAGAATGTCGGTCGCAAATAAACAATCACTTCGCAAGGGAACACTCCGTGATCAAACTCCACGAGATTGCCGCAGGCGTCCAGCAGGGAAATATCCGCGCTCTGGCCAAAGCGATCACCCTCATCGAAAGTCGCAACATTGATCACTCGGTTGCCGCGACCACCCTGCTCGACGACTTGCTTCCCCACACCGGAAAATCGTTTCGGGTCGGCATCTCCGGTGTGCCGGGCGTGGGTAAAAGTACTTTCATCGAAGCCCTCGGCCTGGATCTGACCGGACGCGGCCATAAAGTGGCGATTCTGGCGGTCGACCCCTCTTCGCAATTATCGGGGGGGAGCATCCTTGGCGACAAGACCCGCATGGAAGAGCTGTCACGCGATCCAAATGCCTTTATCCGGCCCTCCCCCTCGG
Protein-coding sequences here:
- the scpA gene encoding methylmalonyl-CoA mutase, with translation MNEFSKPTLGEWEKQAKKEKKSDDLSGLNWQTPEGITVKPLYTQADTAGLTTADTLPGLAPFVRGPMATMYAGRPWTVRQYAGFSTAEESNAFYKRNLAAGQQGLSVAFDLATHRGYDSDHPRVVGDVGKAGVAIDSVEDMKILFGDIPLDKVSVSMTMNGAVLPILANYIVAAEEAGVKQEQLAGTIQNDILKEFMVRNTYIYPPAPSMRIIADIIEYTSQKMPKFNSISISGYHIQEAGANNALELAFTLADGIEYVRTAIAKGLDVDAFAPRLSFFFGVGMNFFMEAAKLRAARFLWARLMAQFNPQNPKSSMLRTHCQTSGWSLTEQDPYNNVIRTTLEALAAVLGGTQSLHTNALDEAIALPTDHSARIARNTQLVIQEETGICNVVDPLGGSYYVESLTAALIDEATAILAEIEGLGGMTKAIESGMPKLRIEESAARKQAAIDSGRDVIVGVNKYKLAKEDPIEVLDIDNSAVRESQIARINKIRAGRDAAACQAALAAITAACDTDDNLLNLCVEAARCRATVGEISDAMEVKFGRHKAEIKLVSGVYGSVVNNDEDFSALQARIDQFAAKEGRRPRILVAKMGQDGHDRGAKVVATAYADAGFDVDVGPLFQTPEEAAKMAVENDVHVVGVSSLAAGHKTLVPQLIAALQKLGADDIAVVCGGVIPRQDYDQLYAAGAARIFGPGTPIIVSAGETLDAIEEKR